AAGGGGCCTGGGTTCTGAAGAATATCTCCAATTTCCTCGTTGTCCCCGGTGGTTTGTGTAGTGTTCCTAGATGCGCTTTTACGAGCTGCGCGGCTTCTTGTTTGTACTTTAAGGACAAGTGATTCCGAGGTTTGCATGGTGCCCCGGAGGTATTCGTTAAGTTAGGCTCCGGGGAGTCTGAACTTTGGCTAATACCTTCACTTTGGTCGTTGTTTTCTGAGTTCTGGGTTGCATTCCCAAGGTGTATTTTTTAAAGCTGCGTATTTTAGTTCTAGGGAACCAGAATGTCGTGgaaacttgggtagctaccgtcgGGAGGCTGTTATCCTCTATTTTCACTTTTGGTTTGCTATCTAActcagctttggtagctatgtcgatacttggcttCTCGATTCCTTCCACGGGTATAATTCGTTTTACGAGAGGGTCGGATGTGGAGGCTAGTGCGGCGAGCGCATCTGCTGATGAGTTTTCTCCCCGTGGGATTCTCGTTAGCTCAAACTTATCGAACTGCTTCGTCAGGCTTAGGACTACTTCgaggtatgcccccattctttcgtccctcgtttcgtattctccatgaaactggctagctactagctgcgAATCACAATAAGCATTCAGCTCCCGGATTCCGAGGCTCAGGTCTAATTTTAAGCcagcgattagtgcttcatactCGGCCTCGTTGTTGGAAGCGTTAAATCCAAGTCTATAGGATTGTTCGATGGCTTCCCCGGCTGAGGAGGTTAGTCTTAGACCGACGCCGGAGCCTTGCTTTGAAGAGGCTCCGTCTACAAATAGGCTCCATTTCGGGACCTCTATTTCTAGGTCTAGGTGTTCGGATGCTAGCTCAATAACGAAATCGGCGAGGACCTGcgcttttgctgctgctcggGGTCTCTATTCGATGTCGTATTCGCTGAGCTCTATAGCCCATTTGGCTAATCGTCCGGATTGGCTAGGGCTATGCAAAATCTTTCGCAATGgctgtgaggtcattacgatgATTGAGTGTGATTGGAAATAAGGTCGCAGCTTCCTGGCAGCTGTGACGACTGCTAGGGCTAGTTTTTCCATGGTTGGATATCTCATCTCGGCGTCTATTAAGCTTTTGCTAgtataatagacaggtctttgttcgttttgttcttctCGCACTAGCACTCCACTGACTGCAGCTGCCGACACGGCAAGGTACAGGTACAGTGGTTCTCCAACTACAGGTTTGGACAGTATCGGAGGTTccgagaggtaagctttcagcTGTTTGAAGGCTTCTTCGCATTTTTCGTCCCAtaggaacttcttattatttttcagGAGTTTGTAGAATGGAAGGCACTTATCAGTGGACCTGGAGATGAATCTATTTAGTGCTGCGATCCGTCCGGTCAATCTTTGTACCTCTCTGGTCGttttaggtgacggcatttctaggaatgTCGCTATTTGTTTtgggttggcttcgatgcctctttcggttacgaggtaccCTAGGAATTCGCCGGAGGGTACTCCGAAGGTACATTTAGCCGGGTTTAGCTTCATGTCGTATTTGTTGAGGATTTCGAAACATTCCCTTAGGTGGGAGATGTGGTCCTCTCCCATTGAGGATTTGACCAACATGTCGTCGATGTAGACTTCCATAGTTTTTCCGAGTTGTCCAGCGAACATTTTGTTTACTAacctttgataggtagctcccGCGTTTTTCaaaccgaatggcatgaccttgtaacaataggtccctcgttcggttatgaacgCGGTTTTCTCCTGATCCTCAGGGTCCATCATGATCTGGTTATATCCAgagaaggcatccataaagGACAGGAGCTGGTGTCCAGCCGTTGCTTCGACCAAACGATTGATGTGAGGTAATGGGAAGCTGTCCTTAGGACAGGCCTTGTTTAAATCGGTGAAGTCTACACATATTCTCCATTTTCCATTCTTCTTTTTTACTAccactgggttagctaaccagtcagggTATTGAACTTCTCGGATTGACCCGGCTTTCGTTATCAAAAtcgaaaggtcttaaaatcctaaagaGTCGACAAAATCTCAAAATTCCTCAATTTCATCCACTAAATTCCAAAGGTCTCGAAGCCCTTCGAACTAACTCAGGTCCATACGAGTCTAAACTCAGGTCCCTACAGACCTGGATGCCAGGTCCCCGAACTTTTCAAAACGGACTCAGGTCCCCAGATTCTCCGAGCTAATGTCAAAGACTTCTCTTTAAGGTCCTCATGACCGAATACGTGGTAAGCTAAATACTCATCGTAACTTAAGACTAAAGGTCCTAATTCGACTCAATGATCATAGTATACGACTCATCCGAGATTCACAATCACTATGTCTAAATAAAACAAAGCTAAGTTCAAAAGCTTAAAACAGAAATAGTGGCCAAGATTTAAACATAagaaagggtttaaaagcctccccaggctattGTAATCCAGCAAGTattaaggtttaaaagcctccacAGGCATTAAGTCATAAAGCGTAACGAAACGAAGCCTTTAGGCCAAAGTCtttaaaaacacaaaacacaaaTTTAAAAGAGCTGTAGCTCTCAATCTTCTTGCTCCTCTTGGATCGGTTCACCATCGCCAGCGGGAACCTCTCCTTCAGCCACGTTATCATTGCCTCCTTGAACTGCTTCGACCGGAGCTACGTAAGGAGCCATCAAAcccaagttagaaccatactccCCAGGAAAGGACGGATTAAACAggttaatctcgaaagtacctgagctgTCCGAGATCTGGGGAAGAGGAAGCTTGCTGACTGAAAAGTCAGACACTTGAGCCTTCTCATACGCAGTCGTCGCCCCTGGCAACAAAGCCACCAACTGGGTGTACTCCTCTTCAACACTCTGGATCTTGTTGTTCAACATGTCCTTCAAGAGATCAACGTTagtgttggggaaaaatatccaagGCTAGAGTTTTCTCCAGCCTCCGAAGGGGCCTCGACCTCCAGGCCCTCGTTTTTGGAAAGGACCCAGGGTCCCTCCTCAACTTAAAGAACCCATCTCCACCAGGTGGCACCAGGGCCCGACCTCCATCTGACAAGTACCCAGGGTCCAGTCCCTGTATCGAGGAACCAAGGCCCAGTCCTTGCCGTAAGGACCAAGGAACCAATCCTCCGCATGAATATGGAAGTTTCCCAAAATCAAGGGGAAACTAATATATTCCCGAATATTACAGAAGCCGCCCAAGATTGACCGACTTACatcaactataaaaggggaacccaaaccctagaacaagGGATCGACACTTTGGGGCTTAGAGATTATAGAGTTAGGCTAGaaaactagggtttatacacccaATACGTTGTAACGCCAAACAGACTCAATAATACATCTCTTTGCCTCAATTTCTGTTCTTAAAACACATACAAACTCGTATCCATTCATTAGTCTTccagtgttccgtagtactaaaacgacctTACACAAAAATATCACAACAGTTAGCTTGGAGCTCCTGAGCGTAAACCAAAGCACTGacctcttccttcttcttagcGAACTTCTCTTGAACACAGGCTAAGATCTTGCCATAAGCTTCGGCAACCTCTTTCTTCCCTTCCCTGACTGCCAGCTTGActtcagcttccttgttcttctggctgtcCTGGGATGAGGCAATGAGCTCACGAACTTGGTGCTCAGCTATCCTTCGTGCAGAATCCAAGTCATTGATCCTCCTACTCTTCACCTGGATATCAAGCTCTTGACTTTCGATCTTTCCTTGCTGAGCGTCGGCCTTCAAGCCTAGCCTCGTCACTTCGGCTTCGAGTTCAGAAATTCGAACCCGGGCCTGATCGAGATCGGCCTTGGCTGCCTGAACCATCTCAGTGACCTCAGCAAGCTCACCAGCATTGGGAGCATCGTGCAAAGCATTCTCGAACTTGAGCTGGGCTCTGTTAACAGCCCCAGCCAACTACAACAACACCAAAAAATGTATGAATATTATTATCTCCAAAAAGGTGTAAACAAAGAACAGATAGAGATCACGTACCTGACCCATACAGTGGGCAATGTCGAGATACTCATCCCGGTTAGTCAAGTCCTTGAGCGCTGGAAGGGGACATCCTACCCTCTTCAGGTGCCTCAGTATCGCGGCTAAGCCCCAGGAATCATCCAGGATCGACCCAGGCTTTGAATGAGTGAAGCTCCACCCAACAGTTCCTCCTCTAGAAGACGAGGAAGAGGATCGAGTGGGAGCTCCGCCTTGGTCGGTCCTAGGCCTCTTGTGTCTCGACGGCTCGACTTCGGAGATACCTTTCGGAGCCTGGTAATCAGCCTCCGGCATAGGGACCTCAGGAAGAAGAGTGGCACCCTGAGCTGCGACCTCAGCAGGAGCAGACTCGACGACAGGTCTGGACCCCCCATCGTCCAAGACATCCTTCACTGAATCAAGGAAAGATCCCCCTGGCTCTTGTCTCCCCCACGGTAGGTACTGGCAGCCTTCGAGGGGTTACCCCTAGAACGGAATGATGGCCTCAGAGTCATGTCGCCTGACTTAGTCTTTTCGGTTCCTGAAGCGCTAGCACCGGTTGAAATCGATACAACTGAGTCACCTGCCGAAACTAGAACAACGGAAGTTCTTAAGAGAAttgaaaacttcaaaatagCAAAATCGTTTAAAAAGGTTCAAACTTGAGCTTACTTTCGAGATCTCCGACGGGAATGGGATCTTGAAAAGAGGCGTTGTAGGTATCTGGGAATCTGGCTGCACCTATTCGAGAAGTGGTGTAAGCTACCCAGGTACAGGGACTCTGCTGCAACTTGCGATACAAAGCTCTGGTAAGCTTGGTAGAGAGCTTTGGAGGATCTTCGATTTCTGCAaataaatcaaagcaaaaaggTTAACCAACCATAAATGAATAGAACGGGAAAAGCATATCCCTAGAATTCCTAACCAGATGGGTTAGTCCAAGTAACCCTGAGGTTCCGACCCGCAGGAACTGTCGAAGGATCAACTTTAACAAAAAAGTATTTCTTTCTCCAGTCGTCATCACTACTAGAGAATCTGAATATAACATGATTGGGACGACTAGGGAGATAGTAGGTCCCGGTACCACCCTCTTTAGAATCACTTTTCCTTTAAGGAAAAGAGGCTCATAAGCTCGGTGAGACCGACGCTAACCCCCTCCTCCTTGGACCTAGTGATAAAGCCGTTAATCACCCGGATAACCGAGGGACAAAGTTGGGAAAGGGCTAATTGATAATGATCCAACAGATCAAGCAACAAGGTCGGGAGAGGAAATCTCAAGTGAGACTTGGAGATGTAGTTGTCGTGGCAAcaaaaccaaccctccggagcgGTCTCGGGGGTCTCGTCGGGATTACATGCACGGCCAAGCTCCTTCGGGCCGAGAGCTTGAACCATGAGGTTGACCACGTCTTGGCTTTTCAGCAACGACGGCGAGTGTGGACTGCTCCCGCTCGAATCATCCTTCTTCTTCCGTTTAGAGACTCTAGTTGCGATCGTCTCCCTAGCTGTCTTCTTCCCCTTCTTCATCTTGGCTCCGACTTCTTGCTTGACTTTCAATAGTTTAGCTCCAGAGGCAGAGGGAGGCATTCCAGATTCACCGGAACCTTCTTTCGGATGATCCATAGTACGGGAAGGTTAAAGAGAAAGTCGATTGCGAGGTTTGGGAGAGAATTCGCAGGAAAAGTAacgaagaagataaaaaaaaaagaagaaatcgcAGTAAAAATAAGAGAGGAGAGAAGTTACCTTGGGAAAACCGAATGGAGGCGTGGAGAAAGTGGGAGGCGTAGCAGTTAATGCTcacagctttatatcccatcatcTCTCGAGATTCGGAAACGTCATTTCAAATCTCCTCTATCTGAGCCGTAGATTTTGTTTAACGTAATGAGAACCGTTAGATCGAGTAAACCGTATCTAAACAGGATAAGGACTAATCATTACCTTAACAAAAAGATAAGGTCGGTAGCTGGATTCTAGCTTCCGAGACAAAAGATTTTATTCggaagctgggggcaactgttggacCCGAATATGACCCTCAGGTGAGGTACCGATAAGCGTGAACTAGTACATGGGCCGCGGTGAGCCCATAATAACAAAAGGAGCTAAAAGCTGAGCCGACGACTGAACCTGGGAATCATCATGAAAGAGGTCACGACGAAAAGAGAGCTAACATTTCGAGAGACTCGGTCAAGAGGAACTACCGACGAGACTTAGACTTAGACTTAGACTATATAAAGACGGAGAAGATCAAAGACAAGATATCTCtttttcatataccaacttttGTACTAGATTAAAAACATTACATATTCATTTGTAGTCATCTCAAGATACATTTCCTTGTATTCATCATCCTTCAactcatcaataaaatcatattCATTCTTCAAGTTCatttacgggattcagcccacgattcTCATTCGTCTCTCTTGACCTAACCTAAATCTAAGAAGTGAAACCTTGTCTCTCACACTTCATACATCTTAATGCTCGGGAAAGAGAATTTGCGAGGCATCTCGACTGAAGCAATCTCCTTCACGAAGGGTGTGTCGGAGTATGACCTGGGATCACTTCTACGGATAGGAGGAGCTATTCCGGGGAGCCTTTCCACCATGGATTGGATGGTGCCGAATCTTTCGGATACCACCTTCTCTAGGTAGGCGGCTAGAGCTGGATCTGAGATCTCGGGGTGGTCAGGTGAATATTCTTCGTCCTCTGTATCGGAAtcgtcctcttcttcttcccggGTTGCGTCTCGAGTGGTTTCTTGACCGCCGGGTCCGTCGTCAGGCTGTTGAGGCGTCTCCTCGTCGTCGTGCGGAGTGTTGAGCGAAGCCATAGGTTGGACTCTGGTTCTGAACCGTTTTCGTTTGTTCCCAGTTGCCCCAAGGGATTGGTTTTCTCGTCGGAGGGCGAGGTTCTGGGCTTCCATAGCGTCTAGCTTCTCGACGCTTTGCTGAAGctgcttggagtgttctccaagttgatCTTTTAGGTACGGAACTTCCTAGACGAGTTCCAGACTTGCAGGTGCGGTTTCCTGAGCCTTATGAAGGTCGGTGATTTGACTCTGAAGGGTTTCGAATCGGCTTAGAAGCTCCTTCTCCTTCGGGGTCAGATCAGCTTGGTTGGAATCGTCTTCCGGTGCCGTCGTCACGTAGTTGAGTTACTctcctccttctagcgccaaactgttatgatatttttgtgtagggtcgttttagtactacggaacactggAAGACTAATAGATTTTGAGTGTTTGTATGTAGTGAAAAGAGAAATCGAGGCTACCATTTTATCATGCATTAACCAAACAACGAAGGATCCAAAATAGGATAAGTGGTTTGTACAATGAGGCAGGAGTTTGGACAAATTCAGAAAATGAAATTGAACAAGTGGCGGTAAATTATTTTGTGGATTTGTTTCACTCAACTTCGCCTTCgaattttgaagattttttggGGGAAGTTCCGACGTCAATAACTATGGATCAGAATAGACGGCTAATGGCTATAGCTACAGAACAGGAGGTGAGAGATGCTGTCTTTATGATGCAGCCGGAAAAGGCGTCAGGTCCGGATGGGATGACTGTTCTTTTTTACCAGCAATCCTGGTCTGTGATTAAACATGATGTGGTTCATATGGTTAATGAGTTTCTGGGTTCTGGAGTCTTTGATGACAGAATTAATCAgacaaatatttgtttaattcCTAAGACGGTGCGCCCGAGTCGAACGACGGAGTTACGACCTATTAGTTTATGTAATGTTGCttataaaatcatttcaaaGGTTTTATGTCAGCGGTTAAAAGGTCTATTACCGAATCTTATTTCGGAAACCCAATCTGCGTTTGTTTCTGGGAGATTGATATCGGATAATATTCTCATTGCACATGAGATGTTTCATGGACTTCGTACGAATAATGCGTGCAAAGAAAAGTTTATGGCTATTATAACGGATATGAGTAAGACCTATGACAGAGTTGAATGGTCATTCATGGAACGACTGCTTTTAAAAATAGGTTTTTGCCCAATATGGGTTTCTAGAGTTATGACTTGTATCTCATCGGTACAATATCAGGTGCTGATTAATGGCCAACCTAAAAGGAATATTGTTCATGAACGGGGATTACGGCAAGGAGATCCCTAATCt
This genomic interval from Raphanus sativus cultivar WK10039 unplaced genomic scaffold, ASM80110v3 Scaffold0244, whole genome shotgun sequence contains the following:
- the LOC108850385 gene encoding uncharacterized protein At3g60930, chloroplastic-like yields the protein MDHPKEGSGESGMPPSASGAKLLKVKQEVGAKMKKGKKTARETIATRVSKRKKKDDSSGSSPHSPSLLKSQDVVNLMVQALGPKELGRACNPDETPETAPEGWFCCHDNYISKSHLRFPLPTLLLDLLDHYQLALSQLCPSVIRVINGFITRSKEEGVSVGLTELMSLFSLKEKFSSSDDDWRKKYFFVKVDPSTVPAGRNLRVTWTNPSEIEDPPKLSTKLTRALYRKLQQSPCTWVAYTTSRIGAARFPDTYNASFQDPIPVGDLESDSVVSISTGASASGTEKTKSGDMTLRPSFRSRGNPSKAAMKDVLDDGGSRPVVESAPAEVAAQGATLLPEVPMPEADYQAPKGISEVEPSRHKRPRTDQGGAPTRSSSSSSRGGTVGWSFTHSKPGSILDDSWGLAAILRHLKRVGCPLPALKDLTNRDEYLDIAHCMGQLAGAVNRAQLKFENALHDAPNAGELAEVTEMVQAAKADLDQARVRISELEAEVTRLGLKADAQQGKIESQELDIQVKSRRINDLDSARRIAEHQVRELIASSQDSQKNKEAEVKLAVREGKKEVAEAYGKILACVQEKFAKKKEEVSALVYAQELQANCCDIFV